In Labrus mixtus chromosome 13, fLabMix1.1, whole genome shotgun sequence, a single genomic region encodes these proteins:
- the LOC132987506 gene encoding trace amine-associated receptor 13c-like has protein sequence METLEITEPCFPQLLNTSCRQAIRPHFEVMLTYILLSFISLVTAALNLLVIISISHFKQLHTPTNFLLLSLAISDFFVGLLMIFQIMLIDGCWLLGDLICTLYQYIAYIVTSSSVGTMVLISIDRYVAICHPLHYPRKVTLKRVQVCVCLCWICSVIFQSLVLKDILEQPGRYHSCVGECIFFINYIAGIADLILTFILSITVIVVLYLRVFVVAVSQARAIRSHVEAVTLQQSTRLTAKRSEMKAARTLGIVVIVFLICLYPYYCVALTGQDNLLNASSAAVVICLVYFNSCLNPVIYAFFYPWFRKSIRLIVTLKMLQPNSCNAQVL, from the exons aTGGAGACCTTGGAGATAACTGAACCATGCTTTCCACAACTCCTCAACACCTCCTGTAGACAGGCAATTCGTCCTCACTTTGAGGTCATGCTGACTTATATTCTGCTGTCCTTCATCTCTCTGGTCACTGCAGCTCTAAACCTGCTGGTCATCATCTCTATCTCCCACTTCAA GCAACTTCATACTCCTAccaacttcctcctcctctctctggctATCTCAGATTTCTTTGTGGGCCTTCTCATGATATTTCAAATTATGCTCATCGATGGCTGCTGGTTGCTTGGTGACCTCATATGTACTCTGTATCAGTATATAGCATATATTGTTACTTCTTCCTCAGTTGGAACCATGGTACTCATATCTATTGATCGCTATGTGGCTATTTGTCATCCTCTTCATTACCCCAGGAAAGTCACTCTAAAAAGAGTTcaagtctgtgtctgtctgtgttggatCTGTTCTGTGATCTTTCAGAGTCTGGTTTTGAAGGATATCCTGGAACAGCCAGGCAGGTATCATTCCTGTGTTGGAGagtgtatattttttattaactacATTGCAGGAATTGCAGatcttattttaacatttattctttccatcactgttattgttgttttgtactTGAGAGTATTTGTGGTGGCTGTGTCTCAGGCTCGGGCAATACGCTCTCACGTTGAAGCTGTCACACTGCAGCAATCAACAAGATTAACTGCCAAAAGATCTGAAATGAAAGCAGCCAGGACTCTTGGTATTGTCGTGATTGTCTTTCTGATATGTCTCTACCCATATTACTGTGTCGCTCTAACAGGCCAAGATAACCTGCTCAATGCAtcatctgctgctgttgttatATGCTTGGTATATTTTAACTCCTGTCTTAACCCTGTGATCTATGCCTTTTTTTACCCTTGGTTTAGAAAATCAATAAGACTCATTGTCACACTGAAGATGCTGCAGCCTAACTCGTGTAATGCTCAAGTCCTGTAG
- the LOC132986570 gene encoding trace amine-associated receptor 13c-like, giving the protein METLEITEPCFPQLLNTSCRRAIRPHFEVMLTYILLSFISLVTAALNLLVIISISHFKQLHTPTNFLLLSLAISDFFIGLLMIFQIMLIDGCWLLGDLICTLYQYIAYIVVSASVGTMVLISIDRYVAICHPLHYPRKVTLKRVQVCVCLCWICSVIFQSLVLKDILEQPGRYHSCVGECIFFINYIAGIADLIFTFILPITVIVVLYLRVFVVAVSQARAIRSHVEAVTLQQSTRLTAKRSEMKAARTLGIVVIVFLICLCPYYCVALTGQDNLLNASSATFVLCLAYFNSCLNPVIYAFFYPWFRKSIRLIVTLKILQPNSCNAQVL; this is encoded by the exons aTGGAGACCTTGGAGATAACTGAACCATGCTTTCCACAACTCCTCAACACCTCCTGTAGACGGGCAATTCGTCCTCACTTTGAGGTCATGCTGACTTATATTCTGCTGTCCTTCATCTCTCTGGTCACTGCAGCTCTAAACCTGCTGGTCATCATCTCAATCTCCCACTTCAA GCAACTTCATACTCCTAccaacttcctcctcctctctctggctATCTCAGATTTCTTCATTGGCCTCCTCATGATATTTCAAATTATGCTCATCGATGGCTGCTGGTTGCTTGGTGACCTCATATGTACTCTGTATCAGTATATAGCATATATTGTTGTATCTGCTTCCGTAGGAACCATGGTACTCATATCTATTGATCGCTATGTGGCTATTTGTCATCCTCTTCATTACCCCAGGAAAGTCACTCTAAAAAGAGTTcaagtctgtgtctgtctgtgttggatCTGTTCTGTGATCTTTCAGAGTCTGGTTTTGAAGGATATCCTGGAACAGCCAGGCAGGTATCATTCCTGTGTTGGAGagtgtatattttttattaactacATTGCAGGAATTGCAGatctcatttttacatttattcttcccatcactgttattgttgttttgtactTGAGAGTATTTGTGGTGGCTGTGTCTCAGGCTCGGGCAATACGCTCTCACGTTGAAGCTGTCACACTGCAGCAATCAACAAGATTAACTGCCAAAAGATCTGAAATGAAAGCAGCCAGGACTCTTGGTATTGTCGTGATTGTCTTTCTGATATGTCTCTGCCCATATTACTGTGTCGCTCTAACAGGCCAAGATAACCTGCTCAATGCATCATCTGCTACTTTTGTTCTATGTTTGGCATATTTTAACTCCTGTCTTAACCCTGTGATCTATGCCTTTTTTTACCCTTGGTTTAGAAAATCAATAAGACTCATTGTCACACTGAAGATACTGCAGCCTAACTCGTGTAATGCTCAAGTCCTGTAG
- the LOC132987527 gene encoding trace amine-associated receptor 13c-like: MGTTTLIFHSTGTVPDFHATLKRCVSQESPTMSRAFSISGRISFTPGALPLRSFSTASVTSAKVSDTANNNDHFAAFLPRQLHTPTNFLLLSLAISDFFVGLVMIFQIMLIDGCWLLGDLICTLYQYIAYIVTSSSVGTMVLISIDRYVAICHPLHYPRKVTLKRVQVCVCLCWICSVIFQSLVLKDVLEQQGRYHSCVGECVIFVNYIAGIADLILTFILSITVIVVLYLRVFVVAVSQARAIRSHVEAVTLQHSLKITALKSELKAARTLGIVVIVFLICLCPYYCVALTGQDNLLNASSATFVICLVYFNSCLNPVIYAFFYPWFRKSIRLIVTLKMLQPNSCNAQVL; encoded by the exons ATGGGAACCACCACACTGATCTTCCACTCCACAGGCACTGTCCCAGACTTCCACGCTACATTGAAGAGGTGTGTTAGCCAAGAAagcccaacaatgtccagagcCTTTAGCATCTCGGGGCGAATCTCATTCACACCTGGCGCCTTGCCACTGAGGAGCTTTTCAACTGCCTCGGTGACCTCTGCCAAGGTTAGTG ACACTGCAaataataatgatcattttGCTGCTTTCCTCCCCAGGCAACTTCATACTCCTAccaacttcctcctcctctctctggctATCTCAGATTTCTTTGTGGGCCTCGTCATGATATTTCAAATTATGCTCATCGATGGCTGCTGGTTGCTTGGTGACCTCATATGTACTCTGTATCAGTATATAGCATATATTGTTACTTCTTCCTCAGTTGGAACCATGGTACTCATATCTATTGATCGCTATGTGGCTATTTGTCATCCTCTTCATTACCCCAGGAAAGTCACTCTAAAAAGAGTTcaagtctgtgtctgtctgtgttggatCTGTTCTGTGATCTTTCAGAGTCTGGTTTTGAAGGATGTCCTGGAACAGCAAGGCAGGTATCATTCCTGTGTTGGAGAGTGTGTAATATTTGTCAACTACATTGCAGGAATTGCAGatcttattttaacatttattctttccatcactgttattgttgttttgtactTGAGAGTATTTGTGGTGGCTGTGTCTCAGGCTCGGGCAATACGCTCTCATGTTGAAGCTGTCACACTGCAGCATTCATTGAAAATTACTGCGCTAAAATCTGAGCTAAAAGCAGCCAGGACTCTTGGTATTGTCGTGATTGTCTTTCTGATATGTCTCTGCCCATATTACTGTGTCGCTCTAACAGGCCAAGATAACCTGCTCAATGCATCATCTGCTACTTTTGTTATATGCTTGGTATATTTTAACTCCTGTCTTAACCCTGTGATCTATGCCTTTTTTTACCCTTGGTTTAGAAAATCAATAAGACTCATTGTCACACTGAAGATGCTGCAGCCTAACTCATGTAATGCTCAAGTCCTGTAG